From a single Planctellipticum variicoloris genomic region:
- a CDS encoding GNAT family N-acetyltransferase: MPLRYFKRFRMEIDLRQVDLVVPVLPAGFAWVPWNESTAERHAGVKCHAFEHEVDSEVFPCLGDFVGCLRLVREIALQPTFLPSATWLIVSEDAAGLPVDCGTIQGLAVSEQSGAVQNVGVLPEFRGQGLGRSLVQRALLGFQEHGLKRVSLEVTAANEPAVELYRDVGFRVTRTMYRAIVCDPALV; encoded by the coding sequence ATGCCCCTGCGGTACTTCAAGCGGTTCCGGATGGAGATCGACCTGCGACAGGTCGATCTGGTGGTGCCCGTATTGCCGGCAGGTTTTGCGTGGGTCCCGTGGAACGAAAGCACCGCCGAGCGCCATGCCGGCGTGAAGTGTCACGCCTTTGAGCACGAAGTCGATTCGGAAGTCTTTCCCTGCCTCGGGGACTTCGTCGGCTGCCTGCGGCTGGTGCGGGAAATCGCCCTGCAGCCGACGTTTCTGCCATCCGCCACGTGGCTGATCGTCAGCGAGGACGCTGCCGGACTGCCGGTCGACTGCGGCACGATCCAGGGCCTGGCGGTCTCGGAACAGTCCGGCGCCGTGCAGAACGTCGGCGTCCTGCCGGAATTCCGCGGCCAGGGGCTTGGACGTTCCCTGGTCCAGCGGGCACTGCTCGGTTTTCAGGAGCATGGCCTCAAGCGCGTGTCGCTGGAAGTGACCGCGGCGAACGAGCCGGCCGTCGAGCTGTATCGCGACGTCGGCTTTCGCGTGACCCGGACGATGTATCGCGCCATCGTCTGCGACCCGGCCCTCGTCTGA
- a CDS encoding IS5 family transposase, protein MEDLAVPPRHALTDEQWDRIRNLLPGKPGDPGRSGEDNRLFVDAVLYVAKTGVPWRDLPERFGNWNSVWRRFDRWCENGVWEAVVRELGELDLEELQLDSTSIKVHLAAVGGRREAEEKKKTRTAVAALAALAEV, encoded by the coding sequence ATGGAGGACCTCGCAGTGCCGCCGCGACATGCTCTCACGGATGAACAATGGGATCGTATCCGGAATTTGCTTCCTGGAAAGCCGGGCGATCCCGGCCGGTCCGGGGAGGACAATCGGCTGTTCGTGGACGCCGTTTTGTACGTGGCCAAAACGGGAGTGCCCTGGCGCGATCTGCCGGAGCGTTTTGGCAACTGGAACTCCGTCTGGCGGCGGTTTGATCGCTGGTGCGAGAACGGGGTCTGGGAGGCCGTCGTCCGGGAGCTCGGCGAACTCGATCTTGAGGAACTGCAACTCGATTCGACATCGATCAAGGTCCATCTGGCCGCCGTTGGCGGCCGACGCGAAGCGGAGGAAAAAAAGAAGACGCGGACCGCCGTCGCGGCGTTGGCCGCTCTCGCGGAGGTCTGA
- a CDS encoding RraA family protein, translated as MATAPDLITLPMMRESLYAAVVSDALDSLGFPHQSPRLLLKPYTTGQILVGRCKTTLWADMAHEDPRPYDLELRAVDSCKPDDVLIAAAGGSMRSGIWGELLSTAAGNSGCGGAIIDGAIRDVAKIREMGFPVFARGTCVYDSQNRQRVIDVDVPVEIEGVRFSPGDLVFADEDGVVVVPQAVEVEAIRRAWNKVHAENVTRDAIRGGMKALAAYERFGVL; from the coding sequence ATGGCAACCGCCCCGGACCTGATCACCCTCCCGATGATGCGGGAGTCTCTGTATGCGGCAGTTGTGTCCGATGCACTGGATTCTCTCGGTTTTCCGCACCAGTCACCGCGTCTTCTTCTCAAACCCTACACGACCGGCCAGATTCTCGTCGGTCGCTGTAAAACCACTCTCTGGGCCGACATGGCCCATGAAGATCCCCGCCCCTACGACCTCGAGCTGCGGGCCGTCGACTCCTGCAAGCCGGACGACGTCCTGATCGCCGCTGCCGGCGGCTCGATGCGATCGGGGATCTGGGGAGAGCTGCTCTCGACGGCCGCTGGCAACAGCGGCTGCGGCGGCGCCATCATCGACGGCGCCATCCGCGACGTCGCAAAAATTCGAGAGATGGGATTCCCGGTCTTTGCCCGCGGAACCTGCGTCTACGACAGTCAGAATCGCCAGCGGGTCATCGACGTCGACGTCCCCGTCGAAATCGAAGGCGTCCGGTTCAGCCCCGGCGATCTGGTCTTCGCCGACGAAGACGGCGTCGTCGTCGTGCCGCAAGCCGTGGAAGTGGAAGCCATCCGGCGGGCCTGGAACAAAGTCCATGCCGAGAACGTCACGCGCGACGCCATTCGCGGCGGCATGAAGGCCCTGGCCGCCTACGAACGCTTCGGCGTCTTGTAA
- a CDS encoding pyridoxal-phosphate dependent enzyme yields the protein MSFWRWADDLDPIPAEARLTLGEGDTPLVRSRRLGPSVGLPNLYFKLEFTNPSGSYKDRFAVMAIADMVARGKTTCIATSSGNTGASLAAYCALAGLKCEIAIVEAAPEGKLQQMLAYGATLYKVRGFGVDSDVSDRVFRCLKSLSSRPEAEMQISAFHYSPVGMTGVYTLAYELDEQAPAPWDHVFCMAGGGGLTLAVSRGFAHLLETGRLARMPHVECVQPAGNSTIAGPLREGKDFAEATRCTSRISGLQVPNVIDGNEVIAALRVHGGTGHLVSDELVWETQKRLAREEGIFSEPAGATAVAGCLQAASQGLLDPQSHVVCLVTGSAFKDPTALEAMTSDSSCPIIEVAELEHRVAEAG from the coding sequence ATGAGTTTCTGGCGCTGGGCTGACGATCTGGATCCGATTCCTGCTGAGGCTCGTCTGACGTTGGGGGAGGGGGATACGCCACTCGTCCGGTCGCGTCGACTGGGGCCGTCGGTCGGCCTGCCGAACCTCTACTTCAAACTGGAATTCACCAATCCGTCGGGCTCGTACAAGGACCGCTTTGCGGTGATGGCGATCGCCGACATGGTGGCCCGCGGCAAGACGACGTGCATCGCCACCTCGAGCGGGAACACCGGGGCCTCTTTGGCGGCTTACTGCGCGCTGGCCGGTCTGAAGTGCGAAATCGCCATCGTCGAGGCGGCTCCGGAAGGGAAGCTCCAGCAGATGCTGGCCTACGGCGCCACGCTTTATAAGGTCCGAGGATTCGGCGTCGACAGCGACGTTTCCGATCGTGTATTCCGTTGCCTGAAGTCGCTGAGCTCCCGCCCCGAAGCGGAGATGCAGATCAGCGCCTTCCACTACTCGCCGGTCGGGATGACCGGCGTTTATACGCTGGCCTACGAGCTCGACGAGCAGGCGCCCGCTCCGTGGGATCACGTGTTCTGCATGGCCGGAGGCGGCGGGCTGACGCTGGCCGTGTCGCGCGGCTTCGCTCACCTGCTGGAGACCGGACGCCTGGCTCGGATGCCGCATGTCGAGTGCGTTCAACCGGCGGGGAATAGCACGATCGCCGGGCCGCTCCGCGAGGGAAAAGACTTTGCGGAGGCGACGCGTTGTACCTCCCGTATCAGCGGGCTCCAGGTCCCCAACGTGATTGACGGGAACGAGGTGATCGCGGCTCTCCGCGTCCACGGCGGGACGGGGCATCTGGTTTCGGACGAGCTGGTCTGGGAGACCCAGAAGCGGCTGGCGCGCGAAGAAGGGATTTTCTCCGAACCGGCTGGAGCGACTGCAGTGGCGGGTTGCCTGCAGGCGGCCAGCCAGGGGCTGCTCGATCCTCAGTCGCACGTGGTCTGCCTGGTCACAGGCTCGGCGTTCAAAGATCCGACCGCCCTTGAGGCGATGACCAGCGATTCGTCGTGCCCGATAATCGAGGTCGCAGAACTCGAACATCGCGTTGCCGAAGCCGGGTAA
- a CDS encoding DUF6754 domain-containing protein has translation MTIAGKGIGLAIGLLACAWGLPAEAQEMLAPPSEVVVADAPNDAGNGLRITWQLSPDDVADADPRRVLKYEVIRRWTEPAADGAEGELQERRSLTAFGETVYLDPDCSTKQDYQYAVRAIGPGNSASAEVVGSGATRPVVNWFDFGRTGFLGILLFVCGAVVVCTELARRGKPIYVRPIAGLQALEEAVGRSTEMGRPVLFVPGIVDINEIETVAGLTVLSTVARTAAEYDTQLEVPTSRTLVMTSAREIAEAAALAAGRPEAYAEDHIYYVTDEQFGYVAYVCGWMQREKPAACFYLGKFFAESLLLAETGNSIGAIQVAGTAEASQMPFFVAACDYTLIGEELFAASAYLSGEPHQLGILRGQDLGKILAAALLLIGSGLVTAQAVVGGDGLTAAVEFLKRGILG, from the coding sequence ATGACCATAGCCGGGAAAGGAATCGGTCTGGCGATCGGGCTGCTGGCCTGTGCCTGGGGCCTGCCCGCCGAGGCGCAGGAGATGCTGGCGCCGCCGAGTGAAGTGGTCGTCGCCGACGCTCCGAATGATGCCGGCAACGGACTGCGAATCACCTGGCAACTCTCGCCCGACGATGTGGCCGACGCCGATCCCCGGCGGGTCCTCAAGTACGAAGTCATCCGCCGCTGGACCGAACCGGCGGCCGACGGGGCCGAAGGGGAACTCCAGGAGCGCCGCTCGCTGACGGCTTTCGGAGAAACGGTTTATCTCGATCCCGATTGCTCGACGAAGCAGGACTATCAGTACGCCGTCCGGGCGATTGGCCCGGGCAACAGCGCCTCGGCGGAGGTCGTCGGCAGCGGCGCGACGCGACCTGTTGTGAACTGGTTCGATTTCGGGCGGACCGGGTTCCTGGGTATTCTGCTGTTCGTCTGCGGAGCGGTTGTCGTCTGCACGGAACTGGCCCGGCGGGGCAAGCCGATCTATGTCCGGCCGATCGCCGGACTGCAGGCGCTGGAGGAAGCCGTCGGTCGCTCGACGGAAATGGGCCGACCGGTCCTCTTCGTGCCCGGCATCGTCGACATCAACGAAATCGAAACCGTCGCCGGCCTGACCGTCCTGTCGACCGTTGCCCGGACTGCCGCCGAATACGACACGCAACTGGAAGTCCCGACGTCGCGAACTCTGGTCATGACGTCAGCCCGCGAAATCGCCGAGGCGGCGGCCCTGGCGGCGGGTCGTCCCGAAGCCTACGCCGAGGATCACATCTACTACGTCACCGACGAGCAGTTCGGCTACGTGGCCTACGTCTGCGGCTGGATGCAGCGGGAGAAGCCGGCGGCCTGCTTCTATCTGGGAAAATTCTTCGCGGAATCCCTGCTTCTGGCGGAAACCGGGAATTCCATCGGGGCAATCCAGGTCGCCGGGACGGCCGAGGCTTCGCAGATGCCCTTCTTCGTGGCGGCCTGCGACTACACGCTGATCGGCGAAGAACTGTTTGCCGCCTCCGCCTACCTCTCCGGGGAACCCCACCAGTTAGGGATTCTCCGCGGTCAGGACCTGGGCAAGATTCTCGCGGCAGCGCTGCTGCTGATTGGCAGCGGACTGGTGACGGCGCAAGCGGTGGTGGGGGGCGACGGCCTGACGGCGGCGGTGGAGTTCCTCAAACGCGGCATACTCGGATAG
- a CDS encoding M81 family metallopeptidase, whose product MFRVGIVALLQESNTFLPGKTTLEHFQQELLVRGRDVRQHFVGGHHEVSGFFAELERRGIEAVPIFAARAVPFGTVTRATYALLLQELLQELESAGRLDGVLVAPHGATVSEDVPDVDGDWLTAVRHKVGPQVPIIGTMDPHVNLSPAMVAATDALVAYRTNPHIDQFQRGVEAAVLMARTLTGEIQPVQAAAFPPMLINIERQCTSESPCRELVQEFEAVRGQRGVLSTSLLLGFPYADVAEMGSASLVVVDRDVAQAQALANDLASQMWDLRSDLQGRFISVPDAVGQAAGLPSPVCLLDMGDNVGGGSPADGTLLAIELERQGLTPSFVCINDPDAVSTCEVLGVGSEFSLAMGGRVDPLHGPPWTTDVTVLQLVDGQFDEPEARHGGLTHFDMGRTAIVRTDSGLIVMLTSLRTPPFSLCQLTAFGLDPAAFRAIVAKGVNAPLAAYQPVCPSMIRVNTPGVTMADVTGLPYHHRRRPMYPFEPETAWTP is encoded by the coding sequence ATGTTCCGAGTCGGCATCGTGGCCCTGCTGCAGGAATCGAACACATTCCTCCCCGGCAAGACCACGCTCGAGCATTTCCAGCAGGAGTTACTCGTTCGCGGCAGGGACGTTCGCCAGCACTTTGTCGGAGGGCACCACGAGGTCAGCGGTTTCTTCGCTGAGCTGGAACGCCGGGGAATCGAGGCCGTCCCCATCTTCGCAGCTCGCGCCGTCCCGTTCGGCACGGTCACGCGAGCGACTTACGCCCTGCTGTTGCAGGAACTGCTGCAGGAGCTCGAATCAGCCGGGCGGCTGGACGGCGTCCTGGTCGCTCCGCACGGCGCCACGGTGAGCGAGGATGTCCCCGACGTCGACGGCGACTGGCTCACCGCCGTGCGCCATAAGGTCGGGCCGCAGGTTCCGATCATCGGAACGATGGACCCGCATGTCAATCTTTCGCCGGCGATGGTCGCCGCGACCGACGCGCTGGTTGCGTATCGGACTAATCCCCATATCGACCAGTTCCAACGGGGCGTCGAAGCGGCGGTGCTGATGGCCCGGACGCTGACGGGCGAGATTCAGCCTGTGCAAGCGGCGGCGTTCCCGCCGATGCTGATCAACATCGAACGCCAGTGCACATCGGAATCCCCCTGCCGCGAACTGGTCCAGGAGTTCGAGGCGGTGCGCGGTCAGCGGGGAGTCCTTTCGACCAGCCTTCTGCTGGGCTTTCCCTACGCGGACGTGGCGGAAATGGGCTCCGCCAGTCTGGTCGTGGTCGATCGGGACGTTGCTCAGGCGCAGGCGCTGGCCAACGACCTGGCGAGCCAGATGTGGGATCTGCGGAGCGATCTGCAAGGGCGATTCATTTCCGTTCCAGACGCAGTCGGCCAGGCCGCGGGACTTCCATCGCCGGTCTGTCTGCTGGACATGGGGGATAATGTGGGAGGCGGCTCCCCGGCCGACGGGACCCTGCTGGCCATCGAACTGGAACGTCAGGGGCTGACGCCCTCGTTCGTCTGCATCAACGATCCGGACGCGGTCAGCACGTGCGAGGTGCTCGGTGTTGGAAGCGAGTTTTCGCTGGCGATGGGAGGACGCGTCGATCCGCTGCATGGTCCGCCCTGGACGACGGACGTCACGGTTCTGCAACTCGTCGACGGCCAGTTCGATGAACCGGAGGCCCGGCACGGTGGCCTGACGCACTTTGACATGGGCCGGACCGCGATCGTACGGACCGACAGCGGCCTGATCGTCATGCTGACGTCGCTGCGCACGCCGCCGTTCAGCCTCTGCCAACTGACGGCCTTCGGACTCGATCCGGCCGCATTCCGGGCGATTGTCGCGAAGGGGGTGAACGCGCCGCTGGCAGCGTATCAGCCGGTCTGCCCGTCGATGATCCGGGTCAACACGCCGGGCGTCACAATGGCGGACGTCACCGGGCTCCCCTATCATCATCGCCGCCGCCCGATGTATCCGTTCGAGCCGGAGACGGCCTGGACGCCGTGA
- a CDS encoding glutamate mutase L translates to MAEGNGLHSAAVKPPIDPDSLQVILATDCGSTTTKAILIEKVDGVYRQTFRGEAPTTVEEPIADVTMGVINAATEVGELAGRRLVDENGLLIRPSQGNDGCDIYISTSSAGGGLQMLVAGVVRQMTAASAERAALGAGAIVMETLASNDKRRPFEQIQRIRELRPDMILLAGGTDGGTRRHVVQLAELIAPAKPQPRFGGQFKMPVIYAGNREAAVDVRRVLGEVAELSVVDNVRPVLERENLAPARDRIHDLFLEHVMAHAPGYDKLMDWADTPIMPTPGAVGDILRTIAERQGINAVGVDIGGATTDVFSVFHSVFNRTVSANLGMSYSISNVCAEAGLESILRWVPYDTNERELRNRVKNKMIRPTTIPQTLEALMFEQAVAREALRLSYIQHRSFAVDLRGVQQQRSVGDMFAQETGDRSIVDNMALDLLVASGGVLSHAPRMEQTAAMLIDAFEPEGITRLAKDSIFMMPHLGVLAQVHPQAAMDVFERDCLVYLGTCIAPAGLAHDGEVCLRYRIQGGGLDERGELAFGDWKRLPLPADRTAVVTLEPARRFNVGAGPGVALEREVRGGEVGIVLDGRGRPLRLPSDPVESRRKVRRWNSAISMYPEE, encoded by the coding sequence ATGGCCGAGGGAAACGGACTGCACTCCGCAGCGGTCAAGCCGCCGATCGATCCCGATTCCCTGCAGGTGATCCTCGCCACCGATTGCGGCAGTACGACAACCAAGGCCATTCTGATCGAGAAAGTCGACGGCGTTTACCGTCAGACGTTCCGCGGCGAAGCCCCCACCACCGTCGAAGAGCCCATCGCCGACGTGACGATGGGCGTCATCAACGCCGCCACCGAAGTCGGGGAACTCGCCGGGCGACGGCTGGTTGACGAAAACGGTCTGCTGATCCGCCCGTCGCAGGGCAACGACGGCTGCGACATCTATATCAGCACCTCCAGCGCCGGGGGCGGGCTGCAGATGCTCGTCGCGGGCGTCGTCCGCCAGATGACCGCCGCCAGCGCCGAGCGGGCGGCCCTCGGGGCGGGAGCGATCGTCATGGAGACGCTCGCGTCGAACGACAAACGCCGGCCGTTCGAACAGATCCAGCGCATCCGCGAACTTCGGCCCGACATGATCCTGCTCGCCGGCGGGACCGATGGCGGCACCCGGCGGCACGTCGTGCAACTGGCCGAGCTGATCGCACCCGCCAAGCCGCAGCCGCGATTCGGCGGGCAGTTCAAGATGCCGGTGATCTATGCCGGGAATCGCGAAGCCGCCGTCGACGTCCGCCGCGTGCTGGGCGAGGTCGCCGAATTGTCGGTCGTCGACAACGTACGACCAGTTCTGGAGCGGGAGAATCTGGCCCCGGCTCGGGACCGGATTCACGATCTGTTCCTCGAACATGTGATGGCCCACGCCCCCGGTTACGACAAGCTGATGGACTGGGCGGATACGCCGATCATGCCGACCCCCGGCGCGGTCGGAGACATCCTGCGGACGATCGCCGAACGGCAGGGGATCAACGCGGTCGGCGTCGATATCGGCGGAGCCACCACCGACGTCTTCAGCGTCTTCCACAGCGTCTTCAATCGCACCGTGAGCGCCAACCTGGGGATGAGCTATTCCATCTCCAACGTCTGTGCCGAAGCGGGGCTGGAGTCGATCCTGCGCTGGGTGCCGTACGACACCAACGAGCGCGAGCTGCGAAACCGCGTCAAGAACAAGATGATCCGGCCGACGACGATCCCGCAGACGCTCGAAGCGCTGATGTTCGAGCAGGCCGTCGCGCGCGAAGCCCTGCGATTGTCCTACATTCAGCATCGGAGCTTCGCGGTCGACCTTCGCGGCGTCCAGCAACAGCGCTCGGTCGGAGACATGTTCGCGCAGGAGACAGGGGACCGCTCGATCGTCGACAACATGGCCCTCGACCTCCTGGTGGCCTCGGGCGGCGTGCTGTCGCATGCGCCCCGGATGGAGCAGACCGCGGCAATGCTGATCGATGCCTTCGAACCGGAGGGAATCACCCGGCTGGCCAAAGACAGCATCTTCATGATGCCCCACCTGGGCGTGCTGGCGCAGGTCCACCCGCAGGCGGCGATGGACGTCTTCGAGCGAGATTGCCTGGTCTACCTGGGAACCTGCATTGCCCCGGCGGGTCTGGCCCACGACGGCGAGGTCTGCCTGCGTTACCGCATTCAGGGGGGCGGACTCGACGAACGGGGCGAGCTCGCCTTCGGCGACTGGAAACGGTTGCCGCTGCCGGCCGACCGGACCGCCGTAGTCACGCTGGAGCCGGCCCGACGCTTCAACGTCGGTGCGGGACCGGGTGTCGCGCTGGAACGCGAAGTTCGCGGCGGCGAAGTGGGGATCGTCCTCGACGGACGGGGCCGGCCGCTCCGATTGCCGTCAGATCCCGTCGAGTCCCGGCGGAAAGTCCGCCGGTGGAACAGCGCCATCAGCATGTATCCGGAGGAGTAA
- a CDS encoding IS5 family transposase translates to MDQGPSGRRWRPTRSGGKKEDADRRRGVGRSRGGLNTKIHAAVEKNGHLAAMHLSPGQDGDGPHGRALLESFEPGQIEHVIADTAYDGDETRDQIRKLQAKACIKPHKNRKTRKRYDKQRYKHRNQVERFFNRIKQFRRVATRYEKTLENFAGFVWLAALMVDVL, encoded by the coding sequence ATCGATCAAGGTCCATCTGGCCGCCGTTGGCGGCCGACGCGAAGCGGAGGAAAAAAAGAAGACGCGGACCGCCGTCGCGGCGTTGGCCGCTCTCGCGGAGGTCTGAACACCAAAATCCACGCGGCGGTGGAAAAGAACGGACATCTGGCGGCCATGCACCTGAGTCCCGGGCAGGACGGAGACGGCCCTCATGGCCGCGCGCTGCTCGAATCGTTCGAACCCGGACAAATCGAACACGTGATCGCAGATACGGCCTACGACGGAGATGAAACGCGAGACCAGATCCGGAAACTGCAGGCGAAAGCCTGCATCAAGCCCCACAAGAACCGCAAGACCAGGAAGCGCTACGACAAGCAGCGCTACAAACACCGCAACCAGGTGGAACGCTTCTTCAACCGCATCAAACAGTTTCGCCGCGTGGCCACACGTTACGAAAAGACCCTCGAAAACTTCGCCGGCTTCGTCTGGCTGGCGGCGCTCATGGTCGATGTCCTATGA
- a CDS encoding SDR family oxidoreductase, with the protein MTKLAGQVVAITGANQGIGKALATLFAAEGARLALCARNPDKLGAVAAELRATGAEVLARPTDVSVEEDVDAFFDEIDAQFGQIDILVNNAGAFDGGPLDEVTLEAWNRVVGSCLTGTFLCSRAAFRRMKLRRKGRILNIGSISAQRPRAGSAPYSAAKFGVWGLTQAIALDARPFGVVCSCLHPGNVMVERRQESGQESDDEPMMSAETIARAALAMVTLPDDVNFLEAIVLPRDQAYLGRG; encoded by the coding sequence ATGACGAAACTCGCCGGTCAGGTGGTGGCGATTACCGGAGCCAATCAGGGAATCGGCAAGGCGCTGGCGACGTTATTCGCGGCCGAAGGCGCCCGGCTGGCGCTCTGCGCCCGCAATCCCGACAAGCTCGGAGCCGTGGCCGCAGAGCTCCGTGCGACGGGAGCCGAGGTCCTCGCGCGGCCGACCGATGTCTCCGTCGAAGAAGACGTCGATGCGTTCTTCGACGAGATCGACGCCCAGTTCGGCCAGATCGACATCCTGGTCAACAACGCCGGGGCCTTCGACGGCGGTCCGCTCGACGAAGTGACGCTGGAGGCCTGGAATCGCGTCGTCGGCTCCTGCCTGACCGGGACGTTTCTCTGCAGCCGGGCCGCGTTTCGCCGGATGAAGCTCCGCCGGAAAGGTCGAATTCTGAATATCGGATCGATTTCCGCCCAGCGGCCGCGCGCAGGAAGCGCCCCTTACTCTGCCGCCAAGTTCGGCGTCTGGGGACTGACGCAGGCGATCGCACTCGATGCCCGCCCGTTCGGCGTGGTCTGCAGTTGCCTGCATCCGGGAAATGTGATGGTCGAGCGGCGGCAGGAATCGGGCCAAGAGTCAGACGATGAACCCATGATGTCCGCCGAGACCATCGCCCGGGCCGCCCTGGCGATGGTGACCTTGCCGGATGACGTCAATTTTCTGGAAGCCATCGTCCTGCCACGTGACCAGGCGTACCTGGGTCGCGGCTGA
- a CDS encoding alpha/beta hydrolase family protein, whose translation MTVPATAPEPRQGRIKVAQRRKPWAISLSVLLVLCGLNLHAQDPWPDLPQNNAAVEIPAQEWPRRPGPRSVRVLIHYPGGMLAGVKPDTGLMLTLHNWGGTDCVGTAAPQALADRLNVVAICVNYLQSGKADAIEAAEPYDYGYLQALDALRALWIVRHGLQTRGIVFDDGRIYSTGGSGGGNVTLMANKLAPRTFTAIVDMCGMKKLSDDIAFHLPGGSTLNARYSNDPAAPNYLSPDEQALRFVGNPAHLEAMRQLGTATKIFCVHGVQDATCPFADAEELVANLQAARLDVQARFVTPGDLDGKVFTSAGHPLGNRTEIVLQVAGDVLRTDGKAFVRRMTPTDFERKDEAVRYQTANGEFVISYATGYPVGRFEPRKGTP comes from the coding sequence ATGACCGTCCCGGCGACAGCTCCTGAGCCCCGGCAGGGGCGAATCAAAGTCGCCCAGCGGCGTAAGCCCTGGGCGATCTCTCTCTCCGTGCTGCTGGTCCTCTGCGGCCTGAACCTCCACGCACAGGACCCTTGGCCCGACCTGCCGCAGAACAACGCGGCAGTCGAGATCCCCGCGCAGGAATGGCCCCGCCGCCCCGGGCCGCGAAGCGTCCGAGTCCTGATCCACTACCCCGGCGGCATGCTCGCAGGCGTCAAACCCGATACCGGCCTGATGTTGACGCTGCACAACTGGGGAGGCACGGATTGCGTCGGCACCGCCGCGCCGCAGGCCCTCGCCGATCGGCTGAACGTCGTCGCCATCTGCGTGAACTACCTCCAGAGCGGCAAGGCCGACGCCATCGAAGCGGCCGAACCCTACGATTACGGCTATCTCCAGGCGCTCGACGCCCTGCGGGCCCTCTGGATCGTCCGGCACGGGCTGCAGACCCGAGGTATCGTCTTCGACGACGGGCGGATCTACTCGACCGGCGGCTCCGGCGGCGGAAACGTCACGCTGATGGCGAACAAGCTCGCCCCGCGAACATTCACCGCCATCGTCGACATGTGCGGCATGAAAAAGCTCAGCGACGATATCGCCTTCCACCTGCCAGGCGGCAGCACGCTCAACGCCCGTTACAGCAACGATCCCGCTGCGCCGAACTACTTGTCGCCCGACGAGCAGGCCCTTCGCTTTGTCGGAAATCCCGCTCACCTGGAAGCGATGCGTCAGCTCGGGACCGCGACGAAGATCTTCTGCGTCCACGGCGTGCAGGACGCGACGTGCCCGTTTGCCGACGCCGAAGAACTGGTTGCCAATCTACAGGCCGCCCGGCTGGACGTGCAGGCCAGGTTCGTAACTCCGGGCGACCTTGACGGCAAAGTCTTCACCAGCGCCGGTCATCCGCTCGGAAACCGGACCGAAATCGTGCTGCAGGTCGCCGGAGACGTGCTGCGAACAGACGGCAAGGCGTTCGTCCGACGGATGACGCCCACCGATTTCGAACGGAAGGATGAGGCAGTCCGTTATCAAACAGCGAACGGCGAGTTCGTGATTTCCTACGCCACCGGTTATCCCGTCGGTCGTTTTGAGCCTCGAAAGGGAACGCCGTGA